Part of the Candidatus Methanogranum gryphiswaldense genome, GACGACCGTTTTCCATTTCGTGATCATCTCTACCTGACGCTCTATCCCTTCACAAAGTCCAGGCAGTATTATTGTGCGTCCGGTCACTTTATTGGCGATACCTGATGTTGTAATTCCTTTCATTACCGTAGCTGGCGTCATGACATGCATGATGGCGGCATGATCGATGGTGAATCCCTTGGTATCCGTTGGCACGATCCATACACTTACATCCGGGGCATTTCTGAAGATCAACTTGAGAACATAATGAGTTACCGTGCAATTACCTGTTACTATCACAGGCGAATCGGCTGTTGGAGAATTTATCTCTATCAGTGTCTCTGGTATCACGCTCATAGAATAATCGGCCTCGCGCACTTCCAATCTTATGGAAAGAGGACCCCCAAGTGATTCCATCATCATCAATGCCATCTCAGGACATTGCTCTGTTTTCACAGTACCTTCGCTCAAAGCTTTTGCAAATGCCAGACAATCAACATGCCCGCATCCGCCGCAATCCTTACCTGGCAAATATTTCACTATATCGTCAGGTGACAACCCATAGAAATCCACTGCTGCTATTACCATTATTATCTCTCCTTTACCTTCAATATCTGTATTTTTTATCAATTTTTATTTGATCTATTACGATTCTCTGCATCTGCCCTTTTTATTATCGATCCTTTTTACATGTCCTTCACTGTCATAGTATTTCCTTTGGAAATACAACGACAGATGAACGAATCCTATCATTACCGGCACCTCTACAAGAGGGCCTATAACCGCTGCGAAAGCCACTCCTGAACTGATACCGAACACTCCGACTGCAACTGCGATAGCGAGTTCGAAATTGTTACTGGAAGCGGTGAACGATTGTGCTGCTGCATGCGGATAATCAAATTTGAAACGCCATGATAGGCCGAATGACAAAAGGAACATTATCGCAAAATAGCAAAGCAGGGGTATAGCGATCCTGATCACATCGACCGGCAATTGCACAATGTAATCACTCTTAAGAGAGAACATTATCACTATCGTGAACAAAAGGGCAAGCAAGGAGATCTTTCCGGCGATAGGCATGAATTTATCATCATACCATTCCTTGCCCATGCGGGGCCTCAACAGGTACCTTGTAGCTATGCCAGAAAAGAATGGTATCCCAAGATAGATCAACACACTTATGGCTATGGATGCCATCGATATCTCTACATCCACTCCGGAACCTGGCGAGATGAAATCCGATAACACTGCTATCAAGAAATAAGCATAGAAGGAGAACATTATTATCTGGAACACAGAATTTATTGCAACAAGTATAGCTGCATATTCGTTGTCTCCCTTGGCCAATTCGTTCCACACCAGCACCATGGCTATGCATCTGGCGATACCAACAATTATGACACCTATACGATACTCTGGCATATCTGGAAGGAATATCCATGCCAGAGCGAACATCAGAAAAGGCCCCACTACATAATTCAAGAATAAGGACGTGGAGAACATCTTCTTCGCTCCTGGCATATGGGTGACCTTTCCAAGTTCCTCATACTTCACTTTGGCAAGAGGCGGATACATCATCAATATCAGACCGATGGCCAAAGGTATGGACGTCGTACCGATACTAAGAGAACCTATGAAATCAGCTAAACCTGGAATTAGTATGCCTAGCCCTATACCGAGGGCCATTGCTACGAATATCCAAATTGTAAGATATCTGCTTAGAAAGGGCAATCTTTCTGAAACTTTTAAACTCCCGTTGGATCTTGCATTACTGTTCGAACCGACCATATCTCTTCCCTACCATATTTCAAATAATATTGAAATGATATTCTCGGTATAAATATATTCTCAGTCGTGTTCCTGAAAAGAAACATGTTTGCACAATATTCAAGTCGACAGGTTTGGACAATTTACGTATGAAATGGAGAATAAGATGACAAAAAAAGAGTGCGTTAAAGAAACTTGTTGTTCGAATATAATAGACCTTCCAACAGAAATGGAGGAGATTATGTGTCTCAACGGAGGTCTCAAGGAAATAAAGAAACGTGTCCCAAAAAAAGAAGAATTGGTCAATGAATCAATGACCTTCAAAGCCCTATCCGATCCGATACGTCTACAGATAATACACGCACTTCTGATATCTGATTTGTGCCCCTGCATATTGAAGGAAATAACAGATACAACAGACTCTAAACTATCATATCATCTAAATATATTGGAAGAAGCAGGTCTAATATCAAATTCTCCTAGGAAAAAATGGCGCATTTATGGATTAACCGAATATGGTAGATCTGTGATCAACAATTATTTATCATTATCAAAATAAAAACAGATATCCTGTTTGTCGATTGAAACAAAACAATCTAAGCCCATTACAATCAAATATCGATCTGTATGACGTTGCCCGCCCTTTCCCACGAGATCAGATCGGCAAGCGTTATATTGTCTATGACTGAGGACATTGCATCATCTATCTTGGTCCACAGTTTCACTGTTGTGCAATTCTCGAATCTGTCACAATACTCCAAGCCTTCCTTTACACATGGCACTATCGAAAGATCTCCTTCGACTGCCCTAATTATGCTGCCCACTGTGTATTCTTCAGGTCTTCTAGTCAACACATATCCACCCTGAGGTCCTCTTACACTTCTGACAAACCCCGCACGGTTAAGACTCGAAATTATCGCCTCAAGATACTTTGGTGAGATATCCTGCCTATCGGATATGTCCTTGATCTTGATCGCGCCGTCCTTTTGGTAGAGTGCAATATCAAGCATCAAACGCATGGCGTACCTTCCTTTCGTAGATATCAGCTTTGACATTACTTTACACCCTTGCTATTTTTGTTTCCATCGAGATGTCTGAAATTTTCATATACGTACAAATCCTAATTTTGAATAGTCCTCTCTTGAGAACCTATGATATGTCAAATGTCCACACTCTGTAGTTATGCAATACACATAAGGGTCTGTGCCATCCTTGAAATATACAACAGAATCGAACTCTTCTCCTTCTATGTCCTTCCATATGCAATCTGCTGAGATATTCTGTAACCTTGCCTTCAATTCTTTGGTTTCCACATGTTCAAGAACAGAATCCACAAATACCTTCAGAACAGGACTAACAGGAAGAGTGCTGACATATCTGCATCCTTCTTCAGGCACTATTATTCTTACCCTGTTGTCCAAAATGGAACACTCGACTTTACCAAGCCGTTCCTTCGAGTCCTCCATGAACTCATCCAATATCTCATTCGATCCATTACAGATCCCGTCGGGAGAAAATAGACTGTCCAAAGGAATGTAAAGTGAAACAGCTCCCTTAGCGAGACCCAATTTCACCTGTGTTTCCTGAATGGTCGATATGACCGCGTTCTCCAACTCTTTTGAATCCATCTATATTCTCCCTTCTCCCGTGAGATCGTAAATAGTTTGAAAGATCGTTGCTTTTTTGTAGACTACTCAGTAACAACATGATATATTGATCCAAATATTCTCAATTGAACAAAGGCGTCGAAAGATATCTGTCTCCGTTATCAGGAAGTATCACTACTATGGTCTTGCCCTCATTCTCTTTTCTGGATGCAACTTCCAGTGCTGCCCAAAGAGCTGCACCTGATGATATCCCAACAAGCACACCTTCTGCACGTGCCACTTCTTTTCCAACAACGAATGCGTCGGTGTCCTTCACCGCGATCACCTCATTGTATATCTTCGTGTCAAGTACTTCTGGAACAAATCCGGCACCGATACCTTGTATCTTGTGTGGACCTGCGCGACCTTCGGAAAGTACAGGTGAATCTTTTGGCTCCACTGCAATGATCTTTAGATCAGGATTCTTTGATCTAAGATATTCTCCAGCACCGGTGATGGTACCGCCAGTACCTACTCCTGCTACCAGAATGTCTACCTTTCCGCCCGTATCCTTCCATATCTCAGGACCTGTTGTCTTCCTGTGGGTCTCTGGATTCGCCTGATTGACGAATTGACCTGGAATTATACTATTCGGTATCTCTTTTGCAAGTTGATTTGCCTTGTCAATGGCCCCTTTCATTCCTTTTGTGCCATCGGTCAACACGATATCCGCACCATATGCGGCTATCATCTGCCTTCTTTCTATAGACATTGTTTCTGGCATGGTCAATATGACCTTGTAACCTCTAGCGGCACCAATGGCGGCAAGTCCTATTCCAGTGTTTCCGGAAGTGGGCTCTATCAACGTTCCACCTTTCTTTATTGCGCCTTGCTTCTCTGCAGCCTCTACCATGGATAGCGCTATCCTATCCTTTACAGACCCAGAAGGATTGAACATCTCTAATTTGGCTAATATTCTGGCTTTGCTGCCGTGTGCTTTCGCTATGTTACCGAACTCTACCAACGGTGTATTGCCGACGAGTTCTGCTACCCCTGAATATATCTTGCTCATTATATCATATCCTAATTTTTTATTACTGTAACTATTATAAATTCAACTTATCTGGAACATGCGATTTCTTCATCATTTATATCAGTCTTTGGTTTCTTTAGACCCTCGATGACGATACCATTTTTTTCAGCATAGTCCCATAATGCAGCATGCACCGCCTCTTCTGCAAGAAGTGAACAGTGGATCTTTATCTGCGGAAGTCCTCCCAAAGCTTGCATAACGGCGACATTTGTCAATTCCAGTGCCTCTTGCACCGTTTTACCCTTTATCATCTCTGTCGCCATGCTACTTGTAGCTACTGCCGCTCCGCAACCAAACGTCTTGAATTTGCAATCCCGGATTATCTGATTCTCATCAATATCCAAGAATATGCGCATTATATCTCCGCACTTCGCGTTACCGACAGTTCCTACACCGCTTGCATTTGCGATCTCGCCCACATTACGTGGATTTGTAAAATGGTCGATGACCTTCTCGCTATATTCGCCGTCATACATCTTTAGTAACCTCCTTCTTAACGAAATCATCGTACAAAGGTGATAGTGATCTCAACCTCTCTACCGATGCTTTCAACACATCCACGGCATAATCTACCTCTTCAAATGTTGTGGTCGAAGAGATGGTTATTCTTATTGAACCGTGGGCCCCCTCATGTGGGAGACCTATCGCAAGCAACACATGTGATGGATCCAAGGAACCGGATGCACATGCGGACCCTGTGGAGACACATATCCCCTTTTGGCTCATGGACATCAACACGCTCTCACCTTCAACGAATTGAAAACTTATATTGACATTACCGGGCAATCTTTCGGTTCTATGACCATTAAGACTGCTGTATGGTATCTCAGAGAGAATGCGACCTATGACGTGATCCCTAATCTTGACCTCATGAGCCACCTTCTTGGACATGTCCCTCTCGGCGATCTCTGCCGCCTTTCCCATTCCTACAATGCCTGGAACATTGGATGTCCCTGCACGCTGACCCCATTCCTGGGCCCCTCCGTGAATCAAAGGTTCCATCCTTATTCCTTTCCTGATATACAGGATGCCTACGCCTTTCGGACCATAGACCTTATGACCACTGGCACTCAACAGATCGATGTTCATTTCATTGACATCGATTGGTATTTGACCGAAGGCTTGTACGGCATCTGTGTGAAACAAAATGCCGTGCTTTTTTGCAATGACCCCTATTTCTTTTATCGGTTCGATCGTCCCGATTTCATTGTTGGCGAACATGACAGAAATGAGTATCGTTCCAGGACGTATCGCCCTCTCAACATCCTTAGGATCTACGCGTCCGTATTTATCAACATCCAGATACGTTACTTCAATACCATTTTTTTCGAGGAATTTACATGTATTTATGATTGCATGATGCTCTATCTTTGTCACAATGATATGATTTCCTTTTGATTTCTGCGTGTAGGCAATCGACTTTAAGGCCCAGTTGTCGGATTCAGAACCTCCAGATGTAAAAAAGATCTCTTCATCTTTTGCATTGATCAAATGAGCTATTGAATGGCGTGCTGCATTGCATGCATCTCTTGCCCTTTTAGCCGCTATATGAAGACTCGAAGGGTTTGCCGATGCCTCGATGAAGTAGGGAAGCATGGCTTCCAAAACCTCAGGATCGACCGCTGTTGTAGCCGCATTATCCAAGTATACAGGTTTCGCGTTCTGTACGCCGTCTTGTTTCATACAATTCCCATAGAAGTAGTAGGAATTATAATAAGCTTATTGTTATTGCATGTTACAAAAATGAATAAATAAAACAAAAAATAAAAAAATTACAATTCAAGAAGCTACATAATGACCATCTGTGATCCTTAAAACTACTTTTGAACGAGCACATAAACGATCTTTATTTTCACTATGAATCGAATATATCATGCGAACAGATACATGATTTTTAGAATTTAGAGTGCCGAATCCTTGTTTCGTAACCTTTCTGATCATTATTAAGATCTTAGATGGCCTCGATACATGGGTCCGACACTCTAATTCATTGTTGCATTTATTTTCAAAGCTGTGACAATCTGTTGGAGGATCAAACATGCAATAACTATCCTTTACAAACATTCCATCCCACACATAATTAAGAACAGAGCCGCCTTTACTTTCCATTATAATAACGCTCAATAATATGTCTGGAATATCTGTTAAACAAGATATAAATAATTCTAAATTTGAGATATTGCCACGCTCTAAAAATAATACCTGAGGCCTTTCGACAGAGCTCTGATACGTGATACCGTGCCATTCCTCTGCGATTTGTTCTTCCATCTCTACTTTGATCAAAGGAACAAAAAACATATGATGTATAACATCAACGCCACTTTGTATCGCCATTCTTTCAATCGATCCGGAGATCGATATTATCCTGATGGCCCTGACCTTTGTAGATACTATCCTCATCAATAGCATATTTTGATTTATATTATTAAAATATTGCATAGATGTTAATAATATTAAACTATATTAAATGAAATAATTATTAATCATTATTAAATTTCAAACAAAATGATCAATTAGTTAACAATAAAAAAATACGGAATGCTGCCCGATATGCGAGAAAATATTGTAACCTGATGTAAAAAAAACAATTATACATGAATATCGTAAATGAAATTTAGATATTCATTGAAGTTCTTCTGGTGTCTTCACATTCCTGATCATCGAGATATCTTTATGACCTAGCCAATCGTAAAATCCGCTATCCTTCAAAAATTTAGTAAAGAAACGAACGATAAATCCGATAGATACCGCGGCAAATATTGTTCCTTCACGAATGCCGTTCAAAGCACCGAAGAAAAAGAACGAAGCAACGATCGCTATTGATATCATGGTGATATCGAACAACACCTTGACCTTTCCAAACTCTACCCCTGTCCTTATTGACACGAAACTTACCAGATACTCACCAGGCATCATCGTTACATTCGCGGCAAGCTCCAAACTTATTCCAAAAGAAAGAACAACGGCTGCCAATATGACCATACCCCATTGTACGATGTAATTTGTCAACACGATCCAATCAACAATATACGAAAAAACATCACATAATGCACTGAACATTACGACCATGACTATCTGAAAAAGATATATGGGCTTATACAAACGACCCATCATTAAGATCCCAAACGCCACCATTATAAGATTGATGATGAACATTGTCAATCCGATGCTCATATGAATGCCAAGACTGAGAACATAAGGTATGGATGATATCGGGGATGTTCCCAGAACCGCCTTGGTGGACAGGATTACACCCAATGCCATGATAGTGACCGCTAAAAAGAAAACAACTGTTTTCCTTAAAGGACGGCTGCCTACATTCATGTCATTGCGATATGCTCCGTATATTTACACCTTCACCAATTACCAGACCAATGAATGATGGAACATACATACTTCTCAGCAGCATTGATCCTTCGGCTGAAGCGATCCATATGGGTGAGATGACAATATGTTCTGTTGATGATACTAATGATATATTCACTCTTTTCGATTCACAGTTCATAGACGATGATGATAGAAAACTCTACAAAAAGAATGAAAAATTCACATTTCTATATTCTAAGAACACTTCAAAGGATATTTCTGAGACAATAATTGCTATAGATGCATTAAGACTTTTCAAATTGTCATCTCTAGGTGCAGGTCTGACCATGATCGTAGATGGGGGCTCGCACACTTATTGTCGCAGATGCATGGAAACATTTAATGAAGAATCAATGAAATTTCCTAGATTCTCACTCAATGATCATGAAAGATGTGAACTTTCCTCATTCTTTACAAAATTCTCTGAACAATACAATAACCCGGAATGGGATGGCTTCTTACCTGAATTACTTGACTTCTACAGAGAAGCTTACAGGATAGAGAACCCTCAGACCGCATTCATGAATCTTATGGTGGCGATGGAGATGTATCGTAAATGGATGGACGAATACATAGACAAATCCTCCAACACCAAAGATACTCAAATCATAGAAATTGAGACAAGAGGAAGAAATGGAAGGCCATCTGGGACCAAAAAGATAGCAGTTTTCTCATCAAGACTATTGTCGGAACATGATCCAGATATGTACCGGGACATGAAACGTCTGATATCTCAATTATATTATCAACGCAATAATTTTATCCATGGCGGAGTCCAGATAGAGGACATCTGCCATCGCATGATGTTCAACGTTGTCAGATGCGTGTTGGGAAAGATCTCTGTATGCAATTGCACCAAAGATGTGCTTTTCAAGGCCATAATGGAAAATAACGTTTCTAAAGTAGTAAAAGACTCCCACTTCTGCATATCAAAAAATGAGATCGATGCGTTCATAATGAGTTTCGATCGTTAAACAGAATAGGCAAAATAAGATCAAACTCGCTGAATGTACTCAAAAACAATGGGGAAATATTGAAAAAGATTTTAAATGGGGGCTGGCCCCCGTTGAGTTTCAGCTAATCCTTTCGGAATCCTCTTTCTTGACCTGAACGATGAAATCATCAGTCAGCATGCTTCCCAGATCGCCTTTGTCTCTGCTCCTGACTGACACAGAATTTCCATTTTCGGTCTCTTTCTCCCCGATGATGAGCATGTATGGTGCCTTCTCGAGTTGAGCCTCACGGATCTTGTATCCGATCTTTTCCTCTCTGTTGTCGAGCTCTACCCTTATGCCAGCGACTTTGCATTTATCCGCTATCTGCTTTGCATAATCATAAGATTTCTCGGAAACCGAAAGGACCTTGACCTGAACCGGAGCTAACCATGTAGGGAACCTTCCTGCATAATGTTCTATCAAAATGCCTATGAATCTCTCAATGGACCCATATATCACTCTGTGGACCATTATCGGCCTGTGCTTCTCGCCATCGGCACCGGTGTATGACATTTCAAATCTCTGCGGCATCTGGAAGTCCAGCTGTATCGTACCGCATTGCCAGGTCCTTCCGATCGTATCCTCCAGATGGAAATCGATCTTAGGTCCATAGAATGCACCGTCGCCTTCATTGACAGTATATTTCAGATTGGATGCCTCGAGAGCATGTATGAGACCATTTGTAGCGTTCTCCCAGTCCTCATCACTTCCCATGCTGTTCTCAGGCCTTGTGGAAAGCTCGACATGGTATTTGAACCCGAATTTGGAATAAACCTCGTCCACAAGCCTTACCACACCTTTGATCTCATCTATGATCTGATCTTGCATCATGAAGATGTGCGCATCATCCTGAGTAAAGCATCTGACCCTAAACAATCCGTGGAGTGTTCCTGACCTCTCGTGCCTGTGGACCAATCCGAACTCCCCCATCCTGATGGGCAACTCCCTGTATGAGTGGGGCTCGTTCTTGTAAACCAATATGCAACCAGGACAATTCATCGGCTTCACACAGAACTCCTGATCATCGATGAGCGTCGTGTACATGTTGTCCTTGTAATGGTCCCAGTGACCTGAGGTCTCCCAAAGCTCCTTGCTGAGCATCATGGGGGTGCATATCTCCTTGTACCCTTCCCTTGTGTGAAGTTCTCTCCAATAGCTCATCAAGGTGTTCTTCAGGATCGTTCCTTTAGGAAGGAAGAATGGAAATCCAGGACCTTCATCCATCAATGCAAAGATCCCCAATTCCTTTCCGAGTTTACGGTGGTCCCTCTTCTTTGCCTCTTCAAGCATGTTGAGGTATGCTTCCAATTTATCCTTACTTTCAAATGCCGTACCATATATCCTGGACAGCATCTTGTTCTTCTCGCTTCCACGCCAATATGCGCCTGCGAGTGTCGTAAGTTTGAATGCCTTGACCCCTTTTGTGTACAAAAGATGAGGGCCAGCACAGAGATCGACGAACTCTCCCTGTTTGTAGAATGTTATCCTAGCATCCTCTGGAAGGTCCCTTACAAGCTCCACCTTGTAGATCTCTCCCTTGTCTGCCAGATATTTCAATGCTTCTTCTCTGGGAAGGGGATATGTCTCGATCTTCAAATTCTCTTTGATGATCTTCTTCATCTCTTCCTCTACTGCATCCAGATCCTCCTGTGAGAATCCTCCGTTTTTATCAAAATCGTAGTAAAAACCGTCATCGATGGCGGGTCCGATGGCCAACTTAGTCTCGGGGTAGAGCCTTTTTACTGCCTGTGCTAGGACATGCGCAGTAGTGTGCCTGAGAACCTTAAGTTCATCTTCACATTCCTCTACTCTGCCATCGTTGTATAATGCCTTCATTCGATTACCTCTTACTCTAAGTAAGCACACACTCGATTACTGTTATTTTATAAATAACTTGCAACGGCCAAAGGAAGAACTCAGATCTTCAACTTGATGTTATGATATTTCAAGGTAGAATTATCTCCAGCGGCCATAGCGATAAGTTCTACGATGTGGAGCACGGGGATGCCATTAGAAACCAAATCATATCTGGAAAAACACATTGGACATGCAACAATGACAACATCTGCACCTTCCATCTCCTTTTGTCTCTCCTTCATCAATCCTTCTGAGACCACTGGGATGGACTTCCCACAGCATCCGAACTTATTTTCGATATATTCGACGCCCGTTGCCTTTACGATCTTGACAAGATCGTCATATATTGTATCGTAATGGCATCCTGGTTCGATCGCTACCTTCAATGTTGTACTTTTCAAAACTTGTATCTTATCCGCATGTTTGACCATTAGATTCACAAAATTTATGGCATATACACCGGACCGATTCAATTCTGCGTCACATCCAGGACATATTGTTATTATGTTCTTGCCTGCCGAGGAATTGCCGATCTCATGCTTGTATGCATCCCTCTCTTTCTCAGTGAGCTGTCTGAAAGGAATTGGATATGTACAACATGAATTCTTAGGCAACTCCTGACATCCTTCCCCTACCGAGTTCAAAGCCAATGTGGCCGCATAGATCAAAAAAGGCGCCTTACTTTCAACGGTGCAACCTGACATCAAATAGTTGTTCCCTTCCCATTGTGGTTTAAGCTCAGAACGTGAAACATCTGATTGCGGCAACACAAACCCTGTCCTAAGAAAAATATCAGGAACCTTCGAACCAAGTGCCTTTGACCTCATAAAATGCATCACGTAAGTAGGGTCCGTGAAATCACATGATCTGGAACATTCGCCACAGCCAATGCATTTTACAACATTGCCATCCTCTCCTGACATTACGGCCATGGGATCGCATCCACCATAGCGTAATGATGGACAATTATCTTGACACAAGCCACATTTTATGCACTTTGTCATTAGATCTGAGATCTCAATTGGAACTTCCATAGACGTCAATGGCCTTCTAGATTATTTACACTCATCTCAAAAGTGCGAAATATATCAGACCCAAAATTATAACGACCAGAGCAACTCCCAGAGATACCATCTTGCCTTTGATCGCGCCCATCCGTACGACAGAGTTCGTCGGGACCTTTGAACCTCCCGATGCACCGCACTTGGGACAAAAACGCTCATCATCCGACATGAGAGTGCCGCACTTTTTGCAGAATTTTGCCATATGACAATAATATGTAACGAGATATATAAATTAAAAGCTAAAAACATAAATTTTTCAATTTATACTGGTGTTAAATATGATTCTGGCCAGATACTCTAATCAGAGATAAATATTATATAATGATAAATAAAGTACACAACCCGATGCACAAGGTATTCGCGATAAACGGAAGTCCAAGAAGGAACAAGAACACGGCCTCTATGCTTGACAGTTTCTTAAATGGGGTCAATGACATGGGAGACTTCGAAACCGAAAGGATCGACCTATTCGACTATAACATACGCGGATGCACAAGTTGCTTTGCCTGTAAGAGAAAAGACCCCGACACATATGGCAAATGTGCATTGAATGATGATGTCAGCGAAATAATTGAAAGGACCTGCAACGCAGATGGTCTCGTTTTCGGTTCTCCGATATATTTCAGCAATATAACAGGACAAATGCTTTGCTTTTTGGAACGATTGTTATACCCGCAACTCAGTTATGAACAGGATTACAAGATACTTACCAACAAAAAAATGCCAACAGCGTTCATATACACCATGAACGCCACTGAAGAAGATTCAATAAAATACAACTACCCGCTCGCATGGGAAACCATGGAAAATTACATTGACATCGTATTCTCCAAACCAGAACG contains:
- the arsB gene encoding ACR3 family arsenite efflux transporter produces the protein MVGSNSNARSNGSLKVSERLPFLSRYLTIWIFVAMALGIGLGILIPGLADFIGSLSIGTTSIPLAIGLILMMYPPLAKVKYEELGKVTHMPGAKKMFSTSLFLNYVVGPFLMFALAWIFLPDMPEYRIGVIIVGIARCIAMVLVWNELAKGDNEYAAILVAINSVFQIIMFSFYAYFLIAVLSDFISPGSGVDVEISMASIAISVLIYLGIPFFSGIATRYLLRPRMGKEWYDDKFMPIAGKISLLALLFTIVIMFSLKSDYIVQLPVDVIRIAIPLLCYFAIMFLLSFGLSWRFKFDYPHAAAQSFTASSNNFELAIAVAVGVFGISSGVAFAAVIGPLVEVPVMIGFVHLSLYFQRKYYDSEGHVKRIDNKKGRCRES
- a CDS encoding metalloregulator ArsR/SmtB family transcription factor — protein: MTKKECVKETCCSNIIDLPTEMEEIMCLNGGLKEIKKRVPKKEELVNESMTFKALSDPIRLQIIHALLISDLCPCILKEITDTTDSKLSYHLNILEEAGLISNSPRKKWRIYGLTEYGRSVINNYLSLSK
- a CDS encoding Rrf2 family transcriptional regulator → MSKLISTKGRYAMRLMLDIALYQKDGAIKIKDISDRQDISPKYLEAIISSLNRAGFVRSVRGPQGGYVLTRRPEEYTVGSIIRAVEGDLSIVPCVKEGLEYCDRFENCTTVKLWTKIDDAMSSVIDNITLADLISWERAGNVIQIDI
- a CDS encoding DUF3877 family protein, whose product is MDSKELENAVISTIQETQVKLGLAKGAVSLYIPLDSLFSPDGICNGSNEILDEFMEDSKERLGKVECSILDNRVRIIVPEEGCRYVSTLPVSPVLKVFVDSVLEHVETKELKARLQNISADCIWKDIEGEEFDSVVYFKDGTDPYVYCITTECGHLTYHRFSREDYSKLGFVRI
- the cysK gene encoding cysteine synthase A; its protein translation is MSKIYSGVAELVGNTPLVEFGNIAKAHGSKARILAKLEMFNPSGSVKDRIALSMVEAAEKQGAIKKGGTLIEPTSGNTGIGLAAIGAARGYKVILTMPETMSIERRQMIAAYGADIVLTDGTKGMKGAIDKANQLAKEIPNSIIPGQFVNQANPETHRKTTGPEIWKDTGGKVDILVAGVGTGGTITGAGEYLRSKNPDLKIIAVEPKDSPVLSEGRAGPHKIQGIGAGFVPEVLDTKIYNEVIAVKDTDAFVVGKEVARAEGVLVGISSGAALWAALEVASRKENEGKTIVVILPDNGDRYLSTPLFN
- the nifU gene encoding Fe-S cluster assembly scaffold protein NifU, which encodes MYDGEYSEKVIDHFTNPRNVGEIANASGVGTVGNAKCGDIMRIFLDIDENQIIRDCKFKTFGCGAAVATSSMATEMIKGKTVQEALELTNVAVMQALGGLPQIKIHCSLLAEEAVHAALWDYAEKNGIVIEGLKKPKTDINDEEIACSR
- the nifS gene encoding cysteine desulfurase NifS translates to MKQDGVQNAKPVYLDNAATTAVDPEVLEAMLPYFIEASANPSSLHIAAKRARDACNAARHSIAHLINAKDEEIFFTSGGSESDNWALKSIAYTQKSKGNHIIVTKIEHHAIINTCKFLEKNGIEVTYLDVDKYGRVDPKDVERAIRPGTILISVMFANNEIGTIEPIKEIGVIAKKHGILFHTDAVQAFGQIPIDVNEMNIDLLSASGHKVYGPKGVGILYIRKGIRMEPLIHGGAQEWGQRAGTSNVPGIVGMGKAAEIAERDMSKKVAHEVKIRDHVIGRILSEIPYSSLNGHRTERLPGNVNISFQFVEGESVLMSMSQKGICVSTGSACASGSLDPSHVLLAIGLPHEGAHGSIRITISSTTTFEEVDYAVDVLKASVERLRSLSPLYDDFVKKEVTKDV
- a CDS encoding DUF6198 family protein: MNVGSRPLRKTVVFFLAVTIMALGVILSTKAVLGTSPISSIPYVLSLGIHMSIGLTMFIINLIMVAFGILMMGRLYKPIYLFQIVMVVMFSALCDVFSYIVDWIVLTNYIVQWGMVILAAVVLSFGISLELAANVTMMPGEYLVSFVSIRTGVEFGKVKVLFDITMISIAIVASFFFFGALNGIREGTIFAAVSIGFIVRFFTKFLKDSGFYDWLGHKDISMIRNVKTPEELQ
- the thrS gene encoding threonine--tRNA ligase, producing MKALYNDGRVEECEDELKVLRHTTAHVLAQAVKRLYPETKLAIGPAIDDGFYYDFDKNGGFSQEDLDAVEEEMKKIIKENLKIETYPLPREEALKYLADKGEIYKVELVRDLPEDARITFYKQGEFVDLCAGPHLLYTKGVKAFKLTTLAGAYWRGSEKNKMLSRIYGTAFESKDKLEAYLNMLEEAKKRDHRKLGKELGIFALMDEGPGFPFFLPKGTILKNTLMSYWRELHTREGYKEICTPMMLSKELWETSGHWDHYKDNMYTTLIDDQEFCVKPMNCPGCILVYKNEPHSYRELPIRMGEFGLVHRHERSGTLHGLFRVRCFTQDDAHIFMMQDQIIDEIKGVVRLVDEVYSKFGFKYHVELSTRPENSMGSDEDWENATNGLIHALEASNLKYTVNEGDGAFYGPKIDFHLEDTIGRTWQCGTIQLDFQMPQRFEMSYTGADGEKHRPIMVHRVIYGSIERFIGILIEHYAGRFPTWLAPVQVKVLSVSEKSYDYAKQIADKCKVAGIRVELDNREEKIGYKIREAQLEKAPYMLIIGEKETENGNSVSVRSRDKGDLGSMLTDDFIVQVKKEDSERIS
- a CDS encoding (Fe-S)-binding protein — encoded protein: MEVPIEISDLMTKCIKCGLCQDNCPSLRYGGCDPMAVMSGEDGNVVKCIGCGECSRSCDFTDPTYVMHFMRSKALGSKVPDIFLRTGFVLPQSDVSRSELKPQWEGNNYLMSGCTVESKAPFLIYAATLALNSVGEGCQELPKNSCCTYPIPFRQLTEKERDAYKHEIGNSSAGKNIITICPGCDAELNRSGVYAINFVNLMVKHADKIQVLKSTTLKVAIEPGCHYDTIYDDLVKIVKATGVEYIENKFGCCGKSIPVVSEGLMKERQKEMEGADVVIVACPMCFSRYDLVSNGIPVLHIVELIAMAAGDNSTLKYHNIKLKI